A portion of the Bacteroidota bacterium genome contains these proteins:
- a CDS encoding SDR family oxidoreductase, translating into MDVFKLTDKNIFVTGASSGIGREIAISASKYGAKVIITGRNEERLNNTYSELSGEGHLALPADLTDEKQIAFLVDKLPKLHGVVFSAGLTAHMPAKFIRQANIDHLFNINFESPVLATGRLLKKRKILDSGSIVFLSSIGSKYSYFGGAMYSSSKAALETYSRVLASELAPKKIRANCLSPTFVKTPMVDGAEQTISKEVMDNFERMSPLGFGDPIDVANAAIFFLSDASRWITGTNLPLGGN; encoded by the coding sequence ATGGATGTTTTTAAATTGACCGATAAAAATATTTTTGTAACAGGAGCTTCTTCAGGAATTGGAAGAGAAATTGCAATTTCTGCGAGCAAATATGGAGCAAAAGTTATTATCACCGGAAGAAACGAAGAACGATTAAATAATACATATTCTGAACTTTCTGGCGAAGGACATTTAGCTTTGCCGGCAGATTTGACTGACGAAAAGCAAATAGCATTTTTAGTTGATAAGCTGCCGAAACTTCATGGAGTAGTTTTTTCAGCAGGACTGACTGCGCATATGCCTGCAAAATTTATTCGTCAAGCAAACATCGATCATCTTTTTAATATTAATTTCGAATCGCCTGTTCTGGCAACCGGTCGATTATTGAAAAAAAGAAAAATTCTTGATAGTGGCTCAATAGTTTTTCTCTCGTCAATAGGATCTAAATATTCATATTTTGGTGGAGCAATGTATTCGAGTAGTAAGGCTGCATTGGAAACCTATTCGCGAGTTTTAGCATCTGAATTAGCTCCAAAAAAAATTAGAGCAAACTGTTTGTCTCCTACTTTTGTGAAAACACCAATGGTGGATGGAGCCGAACAAACTATTTCCAAGGAAGTTATGGATAATTTTGAACGAATGTCTCCTTTAGGATTTGGAGATCCGATTGATGTTGCAAATGCTGCAATATTTTTTCTCTCCGATGCTTCTCGATGGATTACCGGAACAAACTTGCCATTAGGGGGAAATTAA
- a CDS encoding glycosyltransferase family 2 protein, producing the protein MNKIQNPEYSVVVPVYNSEESLEELFARTKATFEKLKLSFEVIFVEDSGRDNSWGKIIELKNSNPESITAIQLAKNFGQHNALFCGFHFAKGNFIITLDDDLQIPPEEIERLIDEYKISQADIVYGDLVEKQHSKVRNFGSNILKKSAKRKHDLATGQGSSFKLIKAELIKKILHHSQNFVYVDEILLWYTKYISFTKVRHEKRKFSSSTYTYGKLFRLFFNISIYYTKVPLKIMTYGGVIFSILSFIFGIRFLIRKVVFDVPLGYTSIIVTILFSTSIILFSLGVIGEYLNRIFVVQNRKPPYSIKSILE; encoded by the coding sequence ATGAACAAAATTCAAAATCCAGAATACTCGGTTGTGGTTCCGGTTTATAACAGCGAAGAGTCGCTTGAAGAACTGTTTGCAAGAACTAAAGCAACATTTGAAAAATTGAAATTATCTTTTGAAGTAATTTTCGTTGAAGATTCCGGAAGAGATAATAGTTGGGGAAAAATTATTGAACTTAAAAATTCAAATCCTGAAAGTATCACAGCAATTCAATTAGCAAAAAATTTTGGGCAACACAATGCACTTTTTTGTGGTTTTCATTTTGCAAAAGGCAATTTCATTATAACTTTGGATGACGATCTTCAAATCCCACCCGAAGAAATTGAACGATTGATTGATGAATATAAAATATCGCAAGCAGATATTGTCTATGGCGATTTGGTTGAGAAACAGCATTCAAAAGTTAGGAATTTTGGCAGCAATATTCTGAAAAAATCTGCAAAAAGAAAACATGATTTGGCTACTGGTCAAGGCTCTTCTTTTAAATTGATAAAAGCAGAGTTGATAAAAAAAATCTTGCACCACTCGCAAAATTTTGTTTATGTCGATGAAATATTGCTTTGGTACACAAAATATATCAGTTTCACTAAAGTGCGGCACGAAAAAAGAAAGTTTAGCTCCTCAACCTATACCTATGGAAAATTATTCAGATTATTTTTCAATATCTCAATATATTACACAAAAGTGCCATTAAAAATTATGACATATGGAGGGGTTATTTTTTCAATATTGAGTTTTATTTTTGGAATAAGATTCCTTATTAGAAAAGTTGTTTTTGATGTTCCGCTCGGATATACTTCAATTATTGTTACAATACTTTTCTCTACAAGTATTATTCTTTTTAGCCTTGGAGTGATTGGAGAATATTTAAACAGAATTTTTGTCGTTCAGAACAGAAAACCACCATACTCAATAAAATCTATACTTGAATAA
- the fabG gene encoding 3-oxoacyl-[acyl-carrier-protein] reductase, protein MKLLEGKTAIITGAGRGIGKEIALKFAEQGANVAFTDLFIDENAKELEIQLNKYGVKAKAYASDASSFEKSEETINAILKDFDRIDILVNNAGITKDTLLMRMTEDQWDAVININLKSVFNLTKAVQRTMLKQRVGSIINMSSVVGVSGNAGQSNYSASKAGIIGFTKSIARELGSRNIRCNAIAPGFIITEMTGKIPENLRNEWIEKIPLKRGGTPEDVANVCVFLGSDLSTFVSGQVLNVCGAMNT, encoded by the coding sequence ATGAAATTATTAGAAGGAAAAACTGCAATAATTACCGGTGCAGGCAGAGGAATTGGGAAAGAAATTGCTTTGAAATTTGCAGAGCAAGGTGCAAATGTTGCATTCACTGATTTGTTTATCGATGAAAATGCGAAAGAATTAGAAATTCAACTTAATAAATATGGCGTAAAAGCAAAAGCATATGCCTCCGATGCCAGCAGTTTCGAGAAATCGGAAGAAACCATAAATGCAATCTTAAAAGATTTTGATAGGATAGACATTTTGGTGAATAATGCTGGAATTACTAAAGATACATTATTGATGCGAATGACTGAAGATCAATGGGATGCTGTGATTAATATTAACCTTAAATCGGTTTTTAATCTAACAAAAGCTGTTCAACGAACAATGCTGAAACAACGAGTTGGTTCAATAATAAATATGAGTTCGGTGGTAGGAGTAAGCGGAAATGCAGGACAATCGAACTACTCGGCATCAAAGGCTGGTATTATCGGATTTACTAAATCTATAGCAAGAGAATTAGGTTCGCGAAATATTCGTTGCAATGCCATAGCTCCTGGTTTTATTATTACTGAAATGACCGGAAAAATTCCTGAAAACCTAAGAAACGAATGGATTGAAAAAATTCCTTTGAAACGTGGCGGAACACCTGAAGATGTTGCAAATGTATGCGTATTCTTAGGATCAGATCTTTCAACATTTGTTAGCGGACAAGTTTTGAATGTTTGCGGTGCTATGAACACTTAG
- a CDS encoding PKD domain-containing protein, producing MLWKYLRRKINIIQGFIFPILILVFQSCTEEPTACFETAKTVYETGETIHFINCSVEGDSYEWKISENLFSTDFSPYHVFPDSGSFTVTLVAKSKFDAKADEMNKILKINNACEKFLGYYNTNFNDSTQLLSIKSGNVNNSIIVFIDDKLFCNASVDSTFILIDQQSYWDDSHKYIKSGIAELKNDSLSFDILLITNENTEALKSFEAIKINL from the coding sequence ATGCTTTGGAAATATTTACGAAGGAAAATTAATATCATTCAGGGTTTTATTTTTCCCATATTAATTCTTGTTTTTCAATCTTGCACCGAGGAACCGACAGCTTGTTTTGAAACAGCAAAAACCGTTTATGAAACTGGCGAAACTATACATTTTATAAATTGTTCTGTCGAAGGAGATTCATATGAATGGAAAATAAGTGAGAATTTATTCTCAACAGACTTTTCACCATATCATGTATTTCCTGATTCGGGTTCTTTTACTGTTACACTTGTTGCTAAATCAAAATTCGATGCAAAAGCCGATGAAATGAATAAGATTTTGAAAATTAATAATGCATGTGAGAAGTTTCTTGGATATTACAATACAAATTTTAATGACAGTACTCAGCTTTTAAGCATAAAATCAGGAAATGTCAACAATTCAATTATAGTTTTTATTGACGATAAGCTATTTTGTAATGCAAGCGTCGATTCAACTTTCATTTTAATAGACCAACAATCGTACTGGGACGACAGTCATAAATATATTAAAAGCGGAATTGCAGAATTAAAAAATGATAGCCTCAGTTTTGATATTTTGCTAATTACGAACGAGAATACAGAAGCACTAAAAAGCTTTGAGGCAATTAAGATTAATTTATGA
- a CDS encoding sigma-54-dependent Fis family transcriptional regulator, whose translation MSKILVIDDQRSIRNSLKDILEYENYKVDLAEDGFAGLELIKSNEYEIILCDIKMPKMDGLEMLPKIMEITNDTPVIMISGHGNIDTAVEAIKKGAFDFIEKPLDLNRMLITIKNAKDKSNLISETKILKRKVSKSYDMIGNSEAINLIKEMIERVAPTDARVLITGENGTGKEVAARWIHEKSHRASSPFIEVNCAAIPSELIESELFGHEKGAFTSAHKQRKGKFEQANGGTIFLDEIGDMSQSAQAKVLRALQENKISRVGSDKDIKVDVRVIAATNKNLKEEIAKNNFREDLYHRLSVILLRIPSLNERKEDILILANYFIEQICTEHRMPAKQISEDAIIELKNINWTGNIREFRNVIERLIILCPKQIEANDVKLFAQPISQSN comes from the coding sequence ATGTCAAAAATATTAGTAATAGATGATCAAAGGAGTATTCGTAATTCACTGAAAGATATTCTTGAATACGAAAATTATAAAGTCGATTTGGCCGAAGACGGATTTGCTGGCTTAGAATTAATAAAATCTAATGAATACGAAATTATTCTTTGCGATATTAAAATGCCCAAAATGGATGGTTTGGAAATGCTTCCGAAAATTATGGAAATAACAAACGACACTCCGGTAATAATGATTTCGGGGCATGGAAACATCGATACTGCGGTTGAAGCTATAAAAAAAGGAGCATTTGATTTCATTGAAAAACCTTTAGATTTGAATCGAATGCTCATCACTATCAAAAATGCAAAAGATAAATCTAATCTGATAAGTGAGACAAAAATTCTGAAACGGAAAGTCAGTAAATCATACGACATGATTGGCAATTCTGAGGCAATAAATCTAATTAAAGAAATGATAGAAAGGGTAGCTCCTACAGATGCAAGAGTTCTCATCACCGGCGAAAATGGCACAGGAAAAGAAGTTGCTGCACGCTGGATACACGAAAAAAGTCACAGAGCAAGCAGTCCTTTTATTGAGGTAAATTGTGCAGCTATTCCTTCAGAATTGATAGAAAGCGAATTGTTTGGACACGAAAAAGGTGCTTTTACTTCGGCACATAAACAACGAAAAGGAAAATTTGAACAAGCAAATGGCGGCACAATTTTTCTCGATGAAATTGGGGATATGAGCCAATCAGCACAAGCAAAAGTACTTAGAGCCTTGCAAGAAAACAAAATCTCTCGTGTAGGTAGCGATAAAGATATAAAAGTAGATGTAAGAGTGATTGCGGCTACAAACAAAAATCTAAAAGAAGAAATTGCAAAAAACAATTTTAGAGAAGACTTATATCATCGCTTAAGTGTGATTTTGTTGAGAATTCCATCTTTGAACGAAAGAAAAGAGGATATTCTAATTTTGGCAAATTATTTCATAGAACAAATTTGTACCGAACATAGAATGCCAGCTAAACAAATTTCTGAGGATGCAATTATTGAATTAAAAAATATAAACTGGACAGGTAATATTCGCGAATTTCGCAATGTAATTGAAAGGCTGATTATTCTTTGTCCAAAGCAAATTGAGGCTAATGATGTCAAACTTTTTGCTCAACCAATAAGTCAAAGTAATTGA
- a CDS encoding adenylosuccinate synthase, translated as MKVDVLLGLQWGDEGKGKIVDVLTPNYEIIARFQGGPNAGHTLEFNEIKHVLHIIPSGVFRENAINVIGNGVVIDPAIFYKEISDLKKLNVDISERLLISNKAHLIIPSHRILDAAYESSKGKAKIGSTLKGIGPTYTDKIGRHGLRIGDINSADFLEKYNKLKSKHEKLLKAYSFDYDLSEYEKKWFEGIEMIKRFKLINSEHTINNYIEEEKTILAEGAQGTLLDIDFGSYPFVTSSNTICAGACTGLGVAPNKIGEVYGIFKAYCTRVGSGPFPSELNDEEGELLRKEGNEFGATTGRPRRCGWLDLTALKYSIMINGVTQLIMTKVDVLNAFDKIKVAVGYQKGNKTIDQFPHDLNEIEPIYREFKGWKCNISEFKVDSLPKELNAYIKFLEDELKVPISIISIGANRNDTLFR; from the coding sequence ATGAAAGTAGATGTTTTGTTAGGTCTTCAGTGGGGAGACGAAGGAAAAGGAAAAATAGTAGATGTTTTAACGCCGAATTATGAAATTATTGCACGATTTCAAGGAGGTCCAAATGCTGGGCACACACTCGAATTTAACGAAATTAAGCATGTTTTGCACATTATCCCTTCAGGAGTTTTCCGAGAGAATGCAATAAATGTTATAGGAAATGGGGTGGTGATTGATCCGGCAATTTTTTATAAAGAAATTAGTGATTTAAAGAAACTTAATGTAGATATTTCTGAAAGATTATTAATTTCTAACAAGGCACATTTAATTATTCCAAGCCATAGAATATTAGATGCTGCCTACGAATCTTCGAAAGGAAAAGCAAAAATTGGCTCTACTTTAAAAGGAATTGGTCCAACTTATACCGACAAAATTGGAAGGCATGGTCTTAGAATTGGAGATATTAATTCTGCTGATTTTTTGGAGAAATATAACAAACTAAAATCGAAGCATGAGAAATTGTTAAAAGCATATAGTTTTGATTATGACCTTTCTGAATATGAGAAAAAATGGTTTGAAGGAATCGAAATGATAAAAAGGTTCAAACTAATTAATAGCGAACATACTATCAATAATTATATTGAAGAAGAAAAAACAATACTTGCCGAAGGAGCGCAAGGAACCTTGCTTGATATCGATTTTGGTTCTTACCCTTTTGTAACTTCTTCGAACACTATTTGTGCCGGAGCTTGCACAGGTCTGGGTGTTGCTCCAAATAAAATTGGAGAGGTTTATGGAATTTTCAAAGCATATTGTACACGTGTGGGAAGTGGACCATTTCCAAGCGAACTTAACGATGAAGAAGGAGAATTATTACGAAAAGAAGGAAACGAATTTGGTGCAACTACTGGCAGACCGCGCCGTTGCGGATGGTTAGATCTTACAGCATTAAAATATTCCATAATGATAAATGGTGTAACTCAACTGATTATGACAAAAGTTGATGTTCTAAATGCTTTCGATAAAATTAAAGTTGCAGTAGGGTATCAAAAAGGCAACAAAACTATTGATCAATTCCCACACGATTTAAATGAAATTGAACCAATTTATCGTGAATTTAAAGGTTGGAAATGTAATATTAGTGAATTTAAGGTTGATAGTTTACCGAAGGAGTTAAATGCTTATATCAAATTTCTTGAAGATGAACTAAAAGTTCCGATAAGTATAATTTCGATAGGTGCAAATAGAAATGATACCTTATTTAGGTAG
- a CDS encoding lysine 2,3-aminomutase, protein MKFKTYTLQNYKEIPQISQLAKKDIASIDVVSHVLPFKTNNYVVDELIDWKNYENDPIYKINFPQKDMLIPEHFKEMESVINSNTTKSEIRETANNIRLQLNPHPAGQLEHNVPEINGERLLGIQHKYNETMLFFPTQGQTCHAYCTFCFRWPQFVGMDELKFAMKQGELMVEYLKEHDEVTDVLFTGGDPMTMKTKHLESYINILLDADLPHLRNIRIGTKALTFWPQRYVDDNDTDNLLRLFEKVSKSKKNLAIMAHFNHPRELETDILHTAVNNIRNTGALIRTQSPLLNNINAEPELWSAMWNKQVELGMIPYYMFVARNTGAQHYFSVPLVKAWQIFRKAYSKVGGICRTVRGPSMSADPGKVLVAGVSKVNGTKVINLTFIQGRNSKWVRRPFFAKYDEKATWLNDLVPAFDEKEFFYEDEFKRMYN, encoded by the coding sequence ATGAAATTTAAGACATATACTTTACAAAATTACAAAGAAATTCCACAAATATCGCAATTAGCTAAAAAGGATATTGCAAGCATTGATGTAGTTAGCCATGTTTTACCATTTAAAACTAACAATTATGTTGTTGATGAATTGATAGATTGGAAGAATTACGAAAATGATCCTATTTACAAAATTAACTTTCCTCAAAAAGATATGTTAATTCCTGAGCATTTTAAGGAAATGGAAAGTGTAATTAATTCAAATACAACAAAATCGGAAATTAGAGAAACAGCAAATAATATACGATTACAATTAAATCCACATCCCGCGGGGCAATTAGAGCATAATGTGCCTGAAATTAATGGTGAAAGATTGCTCGGAATTCAGCATAAATATAATGAAACAATGCTATTCTTCCCTACGCAAGGACAAACTTGCCATGCGTATTGTACATTTTGTTTTCGTTGGCCTCAGTTTGTAGGTATGGACGAACTTAAATTTGCTATGAAGCAAGGCGAATTAATGGTCGAATATTTGAAAGAGCACGATGAAGTTACCGATGTTTTATTCACTGGAGGCGACCCAATGACAATGAAAACTAAGCATTTAGAATCGTACATAAATATATTGTTAGATGCCGATTTGCCACATTTGCGAAACATAAGAATTGGAACCAAAGCCTTAACGTTTTGGCCTCAACGATATGTCGATGACAATGATACTGACAATTTATTGCGTCTTTTCGAGAAAGTATCTAAATCGAAAAAGAATTTAGCAATAATGGCACATTTTAATCATCCGAGAGAATTAGAAACAGACATTTTGCATACGGCGGTCAATAATATAAGAAACACTGGTGCATTAATCAGGACACAATCGCCACTTTTAAATAATATTAATGCTGAACCCGAGCTATGGTCAGCGATGTGGAACAAACAAGTGGAGCTCGGAATGATTCCTTATTATATGTTTGTTGCCAGAAATACCGGTGCTCAACACTATTTTTCTGTACCATTAGTGAAAGCATGGCAAATTTTCAGAAAAGCATATTCAAAAGTTGGCGGAATTTGCAGGACAGTGCGAGGACCAAGCATGTCGGCAGATCCCGGAAAAGTCCTTGTTGCTGGAGTTTCTAAAGTTAATGGGACAAAAGTTATTAATCTCACTTTTATTCAAGGGAGAAATTCGAAATGGGTTCGTCGTCCGTTTTTTGCAAAATATGATGAAAAGGCAACTTGGCTAAACGATTTAGTGCCAGCTTTCGACGAAAAAGAATTCTTCTATGAAGATGAGTTTAAAAGAATGTACAATTAA
- the rpsO gene encoding 30S ribosomal protein S15 has protein sequence MYLTTEKKEEIFKTYGKSANDSGSAEGQIALFTHRISHLTEHLKKNRKDYSTQRALIVMVGKRRRLLDYLKNNYIERYRKIIKELKLRK, from the coding sequence ATGTATTTAACAACTGAAAAGAAAGAAGAGATTTTTAAAACTTACGGTAAAAGTGCCAACGACAGCGGTTCAGCCGAGGGTCAGATAGCATTATTTACTCATCGGATTTCGCATCTCACCGAGCATCTGAAAAAAAACAGAAAAGATTATAGCACTCAACGTGCTTTAATTGTTATGGTTGGGAAACGAAGAAGATTATTAGATTATTTAAAAAATAATTATATCGAAAGATATCGTAAGATAATTAAAGAACTTAAATTGAGGAAGTAA
- the pnp gene encoding polyribonucleotide nucleotidyltransferase has translation MMNIIEKKIELGDGRTISIETGKLAKQADGSALVRMGNTMLLATVVSAKEAREDVDFMPLSVEYREKYAAAGRYPGGFLKREARPSDYEILISRLIDRALRPLFPDDYHAETFVNVTLISSDTNIFPDALAGLAAAAALAVSDIPFNGPISEARVARINGEFIINPNIDEFADADIDIIVGATYDNILMIEGEMSEASEKEMLEAIMFAHESIKIHCKVLMELTEETGKAIKREYNHEQNDEDLKKKVEEFSYEKLFTAAKSIIIDKHKRHETFSAIKQEFIDTFEEEEEIDEKLIGKYFHDVEKKAVRNLVLEEKLRIDGRKTDEIRPIWCEIDYLPAAHGSAVFTRGETQSLTSVTLGTKLDEKIIDEVVFQGTSKFLLHYNFLPFSTGDARPYRGLSRREVGHGNLAHRALNGMIPKDPEINPYTIRIVSDILESNGSSSMATVCAGTLALLDSGIKMKKPVSGIAMGLITDNDGKYAILSDILGDEDHLGDMDFKVTGTKDGITACQMDIKVDGLPYEILEEALDQAKSGRLHILEKMTEVIAEPREKYKPHTPQIVSLTIPKDMIGSVIGPGGKIIQEIQAKTNSVISITEDGKFGIVQISATGEEAIKSATEWIEGIVAVPEVGKTYKGKVKTIVAFGAFIEILPGTDGLLHISEIEWRRLNTVEEVLKVGQEIEVKLLEVDRNGKLKLSRKALLPKPEGDRRGQNDGEKRNPDRNRRFRRND, from the coding sequence ATTATGAACATTATTGAAAAGAAAATTGAATTAGGCGATGGAAGAACGATTTCCATTGAAACAGGCAAATTGGCGAAACAAGCCGATGGTTCAGCATTAGTACGAATGGGAAACACAATGTTGTTGGCAACAGTTGTTTCGGCAAAAGAAGCAAGAGAGGATGTTGATTTTATGCCTTTGTCGGTAGAATACAGAGAAAAATATGCAGCAGCAGGTAGATATCCGGGGGGCTTTTTAAAACGAGAAGCTCGTCCTTCAGATTACGAAATCCTAATATCTCGATTAATTGATCGAGCTTTAAGACCTCTTTTCCCAGACGATTATCATGCCGAAACTTTTGTAAATGTTACACTTATTTCATCAGATACAAATATATTTCCCGATGCACTGGCAGGTTTGGCAGCAGCCGCCGCTTTGGCTGTTTCAGATATTCCATTCAATGGCCCAATTTCCGAGGCCAGAGTAGCTCGAATCAATGGAGAATTTATTATTAATCCAAACATTGATGAATTTGCAGATGCAGATATTGATATAATAGTAGGTGCTACTTACGATAATATTTTAATGATTGAAGGCGAGATGAGTGAAGCTTCTGAAAAGGAAATGTTAGAGGCCATAATGTTTGCACATGAGTCTATAAAAATACATTGCAAGGTCTTAATGGAATTGACCGAGGAGACTGGAAAAGCAATAAAAAGAGAATACAATCATGAACAAAACGATGAAGATTTAAAGAAAAAAGTTGAAGAATTTTCATACGAAAAACTTTTTACTGCAGCAAAATCAATTATAATTGATAAACACAAGCGACACGAAACGTTTTCTGCAATTAAGCAAGAATTTATTGATACATTTGAAGAAGAGGAAGAAATTGACGAAAAACTCATTGGAAAATATTTTCATGATGTTGAAAAAAAAGCAGTCAGAAATCTTGTATTAGAAGAAAAATTGCGAATTGATGGTAGAAAAACAGATGAAATTCGACCAATATGGTGCGAGATAGATTATTTGCCAGCAGCACACGGTTCTGCAGTTTTCACCCGAGGTGAAACACAATCACTTACATCTGTTACATTAGGGACTAAATTAGATGAGAAAATTATTGACGAAGTAGTTTTTCAAGGAACCAGTAAATTTCTATTACATTATAACTTTCTTCCATTTTCGACTGGAGATGCCCGTCCATACAGAGGTTTAAGTAGAAGAGAGGTAGGACATGGAAATTTGGCTCATAGAGCATTAAATGGCATGATTCCGAAAGATCCTGAAATTAATCCATACACAATTAGAATTGTTTCAGATATTTTAGAATCAAATGGTTCGTCTTCTATGGCAACGGTTTGTGCCGGAACATTAGCTTTGTTAGATTCCGGGATAAAAATGAAAAAACCTGTATCAGGAATTGCAATGGGGCTAATTACCGATAATGATGGAAAATACGCAATTCTTTCTGATATTTTGGGTGATGAAGATCATTTAGGAGATATGGATTTTAAAGTTACCGGTACAAAAGATGGTATAACTGCCTGTCAGATGGATATTAAAGTTGATGGGCTTCCTTATGAAATTCTTGAAGAAGCATTAGATCAAGCCAAATCAGGACGTTTGCATATTCTTGAAAAAATGACGGAAGTTATTGCCGAACCTCGCGAGAAATATAAACCTCATACTCCACAGATAGTTAGCTTGACAATACCAAAAGACATGATTGGCTCGGTAATTGGTCCAGGTGGAAAAATTATTCAGGAAATTCAGGCAAAAACCAATTCAGTAATTTCGATTACAGAAGATGGAAAATTTGGTATAGTTCAAATTTCGGCAACAGGCGAAGAAGCAATAAAAAGTGCTACAGAATGGATAGAGGGAATTGTTGCTGTTCCCGAGGTAGGCAAAACTTATAAAGGGAAAGTGAAAACGATTGTCGCATTTGGTGCATTTATTGAAATACTTCCCGGAACCGATGGTTTGTTACATATTTCGGAAATCGAATGGAGAAGACTAAATACTGTTGAAGAAGTTTTGAAAGTAGGCCAAGAAATAGAAGTGAAGTTGTTAGAAGTTGATAGAAACGGAAAACTTAAACTTTCGCGTAAAGCACTTTTACCAAAACCCGAAGGAGATAGAAGAGGACAAAACGATGGTGAAAAAAGAAATCCTGATAGAAACAGGAGATTTCGCAGAAACGACTAA